From Drosophila suzukii chromosome 2R, CBGP_Dsuzu_IsoJpt1.0, whole genome shotgun sequence, a single genomic window includes:
- the LOC108009184 gene encoding SCO-spondin isoform X1, translated as MYFSLFSLVIMWILYSTHAEIPLIESCHHHRVMVKCKPPCPKMCSNYYYTRKCIAKKCERGCACKKGWLLTKNVQGYCIPRASCKRHIIE; from the exons ATGTACTTCAGTCTGTTCTCCTTAGTTATAATGTGGATATTATATTCTACACATGCTGAAATACCACTTATTGAGT CTTGTCACCACCACCGTGTAATGGTTAAATGCAAGCCACCTTGCCCCAAAATGTGCTCGAATTACTATTATACTCGCAAATGTATCGCGAAAAAATGTGAACGTGGATGCGCCTGTAAAAAGGGTTGGTTGCTAACTAAGAATGTCCAGGGCTATTGTATTCCGCGAGCATCTTGCAAACGACATATCATAGAGTAA
- the LOC108009184 gene encoding SCO-spondin isoform X2 has protein sequence MLKYHLLSVSCHHHRVMVKCKPPCPKMCSNYYYTRKCIAKKCERGCACKKGWLLTKNVQGYCIPRASCKRHIIE, from the exons ATGCTGAAATACCACTTATTGAGTGTAT CTTGTCACCACCACCGTGTAATGGTTAAATGCAAGCCACCTTGCCCCAAAATGTGCTCGAATTACTATTATACTCGCAAATGTATCGCGAAAAAATGTGAACGTGGATGCGCCTGTAAAAAGGGTTGGTTGCTAACTAAGAATGTCCAGGGCTATTGTATTCCGCGAGCATCTTGCAAACGACATATCATAGAGTAA